Genomic window (Granulicella arctica):
CTGGCGTGCGTCTTTGCAAGGACTTGTGTATCCGGGTGGATCTGATGCGGAGGCTGTTGGATGGCTTAGACGCCTCTCCGCTTGCGGAGCTACGCGCCTGCTTGCAACCCGCATCGTTGCGTGTCTCGCGCACGACGTTGTTCTCGCGGAAACGCTCAGCGATGCGGTTAGCATCACCTTCACAAGCGTGATTCTCGCTACCGGTGCACGCGAGCTTCTGCTGCCTTTTCCCGGCTGGACGCTGCCGAACGTCATGGCCGCCGGAGGCTTGCAGGCGCTCGTCAAATCCGGTCTGCCGGTCTGCGGAAAGCGTATTGTCGTCCTGGGAACCGGCCCTCTTCTGCTGGCCGTAGCGGCTTTCCTGCAGGCAAATGCCGCGGAGGTGGTCGGGGTCTTCGAGCAAAGCCCGTGGACTCGCATCCTCCGCTTTACAGCGTCGTTGTTCGCTCGTCCCGCCGTGCTCGCATCGGCTGCGGCTTATGCTTTTGCACTTGGTGGGCCACGTTATCACTGCGGCTGGTGGCCTGTTGGTGCGCAGGGCACGGAGCAACTCGAGTCCATCACAGTGACGAATGGGAAACGCACCCGCAACATCCCTTGCGATTTTGTTGCAGCGGGGTTTCACCTGGTCCCGAATACTGAGCTTGCCTCTTCCTTCAAGTGCCGTATTGAAAGTGGCCACGCGGTTGTCGACGAAGAACAACGGACCAGCATTGCTAACGTCTTCTCAGTCGGAGAATCGACCGGGATC
Coding sequences:
- a CDS encoding FAD-dependent oxidoreductase; protein product: MSSLRQIRCDVLVIGAGPAGIAAAVRAAEAGANVLLVDDNAQPGGQIWRASLQGLVYPGGSDAEAVGWLRRLSACGATRLLATRIVACLAHDVVLAETLSDAVSITFTSVILATGARELLLPFPGWTLPNVMAAGGLQALVKSGLPVCGKRIVVLGTGPLLLAVAAFLQANAAEVVGVFEQSPWTRILRFTASLFARPAVLASAAAYAFALGGPRYHCGWWPVGAQGTEQLESITVTNGKRTRNIPCDFVAAGFHLVPNTELASSFKCRIESGHAVVDEEQRTSIANVFSVGESTGIGGLDLALIEGQIAGIASVGRPKEPSLSSRKRSLSITADAMNEAFALRPELKHLAAPDTIICRCEDVPWSALETQASLRSAKLYTRCGMGPCQGRVCGPILTFLLGWTAEPSRPPIYPVRLATLIAEPQAQYKENS